One window of the Bradyrhizobium sp. NP1 genome contains the following:
- a CDS encoding MFS transporter, with protein sequence MNSPSRVIAFVNLAHFIDHYSMLIFAAAVIVMGPALGMAYSELLPYATPGFIAFGAGSLITGWLGDRWSRRHMMVIFYLGIGASMIAVGFVSTPLQLGAALLSIGIFASIYHPVGTAMLVSYADRLGREMGLNGVWGNLGVASSALVTGVIGQYLGWRFAFIVPGIVTVLLGIAFSLMVVHEDRKGTRQAAAQARVAKEDMWRVILALLIVVIAISTTFNAVTVALPKLFAERLADLTKSPAMLGVIAAGVYVFGAMTQYTVGQLLDRHSLKTVALPLSVVLAPLLYLAATLSNLPLIVVSIGIVMGAFGQVTVNDAMVGKYTTEEWRSRAYAVRYFVGFTAAGASVGLVAWLYERGGFVTMLHAFGALCLLVIAAAIILPREIRAPVAQAN encoded by the coding sequence ATGAACAGCCCCAGCCGGGTGATCGCCTTCGTCAATTTGGCGCATTTCATCGACCACTATTCGATGCTGATCTTCGCCGCTGCCGTCATCGTCATGGGACCGGCGCTCGGCATGGCCTATTCGGAGCTCTTGCCCTACGCGACGCCGGGCTTCATCGCCTTCGGCGCCGGATCGCTGATCACCGGCTGGCTGGGCGACCGCTGGAGCCGCCGCCACATGATGGTGATCTTTTATCTCGGCATCGGCGCCTCGATGATCGCGGTCGGCTTCGTTTCGACCCCGCTGCAGCTCGGCGCGGCGCTGTTGTCGATCGGCATCTTCGCCTCGATCTATCACCCCGTCGGCACCGCGATGCTGGTGTCCTATGCGGACAGGCTCGGCCGCGAGATGGGGCTCAACGGCGTCTGGGGCAATCTCGGGGTGGCGTCCTCGGCGCTGGTCACCGGCGTGATCGGCCAGTATCTCGGCTGGCGCTTCGCCTTCATCGTGCCTGGAATCGTCACCGTCCTGCTCGGCATCGCCTTTTCGCTCATGGTGGTGCATGAGGACCGCAAGGGCACGCGGCAGGCGGCGGCGCAGGCGCGCGTGGCGAAGGAGGACATGTGGCGCGTGATTCTGGCGCTGCTCATCGTGGTGATCGCGATCTCCACCACCTTCAACGCGGTGACGGTCGCGCTGCCGAAGCTGTTCGCCGAGCGGCTCGCCGATCTCACCAAAAGTCCGGCGATGCTCGGCGTGATCGCGGCCGGCGTCTACGTGTTCGGCGCGATGACGCAATATACGGTCGGCCAGCTGCTGGACCGGCACTCGCTGAAGACGGTGGCGCTGCCGCTGTCGGTGGTGCTGGCGCCGTTGCTCTATCTCGCCGCCACGCTGTCGAACCTGCCGCTGATCGTGGTCTCGATCGGGATCGTGATGGGCGCGTTCGGCCAGGTCACGGTCAACGACGCCATGGTCGGCAAGTACACCACCGAGGAGTGGCGCTCGCGCGCCTATGCGGTGCGCTACTTCGTCGGCTTCACCGCGGCCGGCGCCTCCGTCGGCCTCGTCGCCTGGCTCTATGAGCGGGGTGGCTTCGTCACCATGCTGCACGCCTTCGGCGCGCTGTGCCTGCTGGTGATTGCGGCCGCGATCATCCTGCCGCGCGAGATCAGGGCACCGGTGGCGCAGGCGAACTGA
- a CDS encoding helix-turn-helix transcriptional regulator — translation MNIAEKPLAAVRGRHRATGDGVTMVAQHYRRGIRLEPHMHREAQLVYAARGTMQVTTPKGRWLVPPDRAVWVPARLEHAIDVLADIEMRSLYFDLGWLKRETRSESLKAEFVVRVSPLLHQAILALFDDRNERDRTALLIRLALLELHHAEDSTTFIPLPSEPRCRRAADIVLDDPTAAHEIERLAEKVGTSARTLSRLFSSETQLSFKSWCQRARIAAAIARLSTAQDISVKQLAADLGYASVPAFSHAFRQVTGKTPTEFAGQP, via the coding sequence ATGAATATCGCCGAAAAGCCACTCGCCGCCGTCAGGGGCCGCCACCGGGCGACCGGCGACGGCGTCACGATGGTGGCCCAGCACTACCGCAGGGGTATCCGTCTCGAGCCGCACATGCACCGCGAGGCGCAACTGGTCTATGCCGCGAGAGGCACCATGCAGGTCACCACGCCGAAGGGCCGCTGGCTGGTGCCGCCGGACCGTGCAGTCTGGGTCCCTGCCCGGCTCGAGCACGCCATCGACGTGCTCGCCGATATCGAGATGCGCTCGCTCTATTTCGACCTCGGCTGGCTGAAGCGCGAGACGCGCAGCGAGAGCCTGAAGGCGGAGTTCGTGGTGCGGGTGTCGCCGCTGCTGCATCAGGCGATCCTGGCGCTGTTCGACGACCGCAACGAGCGCGACCGCACCGCGCTGCTGATCCGCCTCGCGCTGCTCGAGCTGCACCATGCCGAGGATTCCACCACCTTCATCCCGCTGCCGAGCGAGCCGCGCTGCCGCCGTGCCGCCGACATCGTGCTCGACGATCCGACCGCGGCGCACGAGATCGAGCGGCTCGCAGAAAAGGTCGGAACCTCGGCACGCACGCTGTCGCGGCTGTTTTCGTCGGAAACGCAATTGAGCTTCAAGAGCTGGTGCCAGCGGGCGCGGATCGCCGCCGCAATCGCCCGGCTGTCGACTGCCCAGGACATCTCGGTCAAGCAGCTTGCGGCCGATCTCGGCTATGCCAGCGTGCCGGCGTTCTCGCATGCGTTCCGGCAGGTGACGGGCAAGACGCCGACCGAGTTCGCCGGCCAGCCATGA
- a CDS encoding malonyl-CoA decarboxylase, with product MANAFLSDLLATISERGRTLLRRKPSHDGEDAAGLIELCEALLSGRGEASGTAMAREVLDRYHDLDAAGRLAFFQALVRDFGPDREKLAKAIQTWQAQPGDGNGTLLHFASEPRRQELIRRLNRAPRGTSELVAMRADLLTLMDGRQDLAALDRDVVHLLGSWFNRGFLVLRRIDWSTPANILEQIIRYEAVHEISDWDDLRRRIDPVDRRCYAFFHPALADEPLIFVEVALTETIPGAIAPLLAVDRQPVPAERARTAVFYSISNTQRGLGGISFGSFLIKQVVEELRRELPKLDTFVTLSPVPNFTQWLKQAEDVPVTEEDRALLKHLDEPNWFENEETEAGLRALLEPLAAHYFLKARNPKGRLHDSVARFHLGNGARLERINWLGDLSPKGLRESAGIMVNYLYRLDDIEKNHEAYANEGEVVASSAVKKLLRGEGRRLLDMRLS from the coding sequence ATGGCCAACGCCTTCCTTTCCGATCTGCTTGCCACGATTTCGGAGCGCGGGCGCACGCTGCTGCGGCGCAAACCGTCGCACGACGGCGAGGACGCAGCCGGGCTGATCGAGCTGTGCGAGGCGCTGCTGTCCGGCCGGGGCGAGGCCTCCGGTACCGCCATGGCGCGCGAGGTGCTGGACCGCTACCACGACCTCGATGCGGCCGGCCGGCTCGCCTTTTTCCAGGCGCTGGTTCGGGATTTCGGCCCGGACCGGGAGAAGCTTGCGAAGGCGATCCAGACTTGGCAGGCGCAGCCCGGTGACGGGAACGGCACGCTGCTGCATTTTGCCTCGGAGCCGCGGCGGCAGGAGCTGATCCGGCGCCTCAACCGTGCGCCGCGCGGCACCAGCGAACTGGTCGCGATGCGCGCCGACCTGCTGACGCTGATGGACGGCCGGCAGGACCTCGCCGCGCTCGACCGCGACGTCGTGCATCTCTTGGGTTCTTGGTTCAACAGGGGGTTTCTCGTGTTGCGCAGGATAGACTGGTCGACGCCCGCCAACATCCTGGAGCAGATCATCCGCTACGAGGCGGTGCACGAGATCAGCGACTGGGACGATCTGCGCCGGCGCATCGACCCCGTCGACCGGCGCTGCTACGCCTTCTTCCATCCGGCGCTGGCCGACGAGCCGCTGATCTTCGTCGAGGTGGCGCTGACCGAAACCATTCCCGGCGCGATCGCGCCGCTGCTCGCGGTCGACCGCCAGCCGGTCCCGGCCGAGCGCGCCCGCACCGCGGTGTTCTACTCGATCTCCAACACCCAGCGCGGGCTCGGTGGCATCTCCTTCGGCAGCTTCCTGATCAAGCAGGTGGTCGAGGAGCTGCGCCGCGAATTGCCGAAGCTCGACACCTTCGTGACGCTGTCGCCGGTGCCGAACTTCACGCAATGGCTGAAGCAGGCCGAGGACGTGCCGGTCACCGAGGAAGATCGCGCGCTGCTGAAGCATCTCGACGAACCGAACTGGTTCGAGAACGAGGAGACCGAAGCAGGCCTGCGCGCGCTGCTGGAGCCCCTGGCCGCGCATTATTTCCTGAAGGCCCGCAACCCGAAGGGGCGGCTTCATGATTCCGTCGCGCGCTTCCATCTCGGCAACGGCGCACGGCTCGAGCGCATCAACTGGCTCGGCGACCTCTCGCCCAAGGGCCTGCGCGAATCCGCGGGCATCATGGTCAACTACCTCTACCGCCTCGACGACATCGAGAAGAACCACGAGGCCTACGCCAACGAGGGCGAGGTGGTCGCCTCCAGCGCGGTGAAGAAGCTGTTGAGGGGTGAAGGCCGCCGCCTGCTCGACATGCGGCTGTCGTAA
- a CDS encoding ATP-binding protein, translated as MSTFTPHGASLLWKPELIWLNAVSDALLAGAFFTTAFVLGFFVWRRRRDVMFGSVFWTFAVFAAVCGVTRLLAILTLWVPAYEVEAVAKGLLALISIAMMVALLLMLPRILVLPTRIQLQQAYAALEEETRQRRNAEAMVQRFQEMEASEAQLRQSQKMEAIGQLTGGVAHDFNNILTVITGTIEILGDAVKDRPSLAEIANLISAAAARGADLTRHLLAFSRQQPLQPRSTDVNALVVDAARLLRPTLGEHVEIESMLAHDPAPALIDPSQLSTAILNLALNARDAMPNGGKLTLETRNAVLDEDYARMNSEVKPGSYVMIAVSDTGEGIPASLLDKVFEPFFTTKDVGKGSGLGLSMVYGFVKQSNGHIKIYSEEGHGTTVKLYLPACTGAPEALTAETSILGDQHGDESILIVEDDALVREYVVTHVGRFGYRTLAAGNAAEALAIIDSRERIDLLFTDVIIPGGMNGRQLAAEALKRRPELKVLYTSGYTENAIVHHGRLDAGVLLLAKPYVSSDLARMLRTALAS; from the coding sequence ATGTCGACGTTCACCCCGCATGGCGCCTCCTTGCTGTGGAAGCCGGAATTGATCTGGTTGAATGCCGTTTCCGACGCGCTGCTCGCAGGCGCCTTCTTCACCACCGCGTTCGTGCTCGGATTCTTCGTGTGGCGGCGCCGGCGCGATGTCATGTTCGGCAGCGTATTCTGGACATTCGCCGTCTTCGCAGCCGTCTGCGGGGTGACCCGCCTGCTGGCGATCCTCACCCTGTGGGTGCCCGCCTACGAGGTCGAGGCGGTTGCCAAGGGCCTGCTGGCGCTGATCTCGATCGCGATGATGGTCGCACTGCTGCTGATGCTGCCGCGGATCCTGGTGCTGCCGACGCGCATCCAGCTTCAGCAGGCTTATGCCGCCCTCGAGGAGGAAACCAGGCAGCGGCGCAACGCCGAAGCCATGGTCCAGCGTTTTCAGGAGATGGAAGCCAGCGAGGCCCAGCTCCGGCAATCGCAGAAGATGGAAGCCATCGGCCAGCTCACCGGCGGCGTCGCGCACGATTTCAACAACATTCTGACTGTCATCACCGGCACCATCGAAATCCTCGGCGACGCGGTCAAGGATCGTCCGTCTCTCGCCGAGATCGCCAACCTGATCAGCGCCGCGGCGGCCAGGGGCGCTGACCTCACCCGGCATCTGCTCGCCTTTTCCCGTCAACAGCCGCTGCAGCCGCGCAGCACCGACGTCAACGCCCTCGTCGTTGACGCAGCACGGTTGCTGCGACCGACCCTCGGCGAACACGTCGAGATCGAATCGATGCTGGCGCACGATCCCGCGCCGGCCCTGATCGATCCGAGCCAGCTCTCGACCGCGATCCTGAACCTGGCGCTGAATGCGCGTGACGCCATGCCGAACGGCGGCAAGCTGACGCTTGAAACCAGGAATGCCGTGCTCGACGAGGACTACGCCAGGATGAACAGCGAGGTTAAGCCCGGCAGCTACGTCATGATCGCGGTCAGCGACACGGGCGAAGGAATCCCCGCGAGCCTGCTCGACAAGGTGTTTGAACCCTTCTTCACCACCAAGGACGTCGGCAAGGGATCGGGGCTCGGTCTCAGCATGGTTTACGGCTTCGTCAAACAGTCGAACGGGCATATCAAGATCTACAGCGAGGAGGGTCACGGCACCACCGTGAAGCTGTACCTGCCCGCGTGCACGGGTGCGCCGGAAGCATTGACTGCCGAGACCAGCATCCTCGGGGACCAGCACGGCGACGAGTCGATCCTGATCGTCGAGGACGACGCCCTGGTGCGCGAATACGTCGTGACGCATGTCGGCCGCTTTGGATACCGCACGCTGGCCGCCGGCAATGCCGCTGAAGCGCTGGCAATCATCGACAGTCGCGAGCGCATCGATCTGCTGTTCACTGACGTGATTATCCCCGGGGGCATGAACGGCCGCCAGCTCGCCGCCGAAGCATTGAAGCGGCGCCCCGAACTCAAGGTGCTTTACACGTCCGGCTATACCGAGAACGCGATCGTGCATCATGGCCGCCTCGACGCCGGCGTGCTGCTGCTGGCGAAGCCTTATGTCAGCTCCGATCTCGCTCGGATGCTGCGGACTGCGCTGGCGTCGTGA
- a CDS encoding cation transporter, whose protein sequence is MPMFNIGATSSGTERSALISQAFQLEYLTVAWMTIEAAVAIASGLVAGSLVLTAFGIDSLIELASAGVLLWRLNVELRHGEVFAEHAERTASRIGAVLLFALAIYVVAGAGWKLWTRQGAEFSSVGLIVSSLAIPIMYALSRRKLRLAEALGSRALRADAIESVTCGWLAFVVVGALAAQFWVDAWWLDPVASLGIVWFLVREGREAWEGEACCDECS, encoded by the coding sequence ATGCCTATGTTCAATATAGGTGCTACCTCGAGCGGGACCGAACGATCTGCGCTGATATCGCAGGCCTTTCAGCTCGAATATCTGACCGTTGCCTGGATGACGATCGAAGCCGCGGTGGCGATCGCGTCTGGGCTTGTGGCCGGCAGTCTGGTTCTCACCGCGTTTGGCATCGATAGCCTGATCGAACTTGCGTCTGCGGGCGTTCTGTTGTGGCGGCTCAACGTCGAGCTTCGGCACGGTGAAGTGTTCGCCGAGCATGCAGAGCGAACGGCGTCGCGGATTGGGGCGGTCCTGCTGTTTGCCCTGGCGATCTATGTCGTGGCTGGTGCGGGTTGGAAGTTGTGGACTCGGCAAGGCGCCGAATTCTCGTCTGTGGGTCTCATCGTCAGTAGCTTGGCGATTCCGATCATGTATGCCCTTTCTCGGCGCAAGCTTCGGCTCGCAGAGGCGTTGGGCAGCCGCGCTCTTCGTGCGGACGCGATCGAGAGCGTCACCTGCGGCTGGCTTGCTTTCGTCGTGGTGGGCGCCCTGGCGGCGCAATTTTGGGTGGATGCCTGGTGGCTGGACCCGGTCGCATCGCTTGGGATCGTTTGGTTCCTGGTTCGCGAGGGACGCGAGGCTTGGGAAGGCGAGGCGTGCTGCGACGAGTGCTCCTGA
- a CDS encoding mandelate racemase/muconate lactonizing enzyme family protein encodes MSVRIVDIREVTKPIASAIRNAYIDFSKMTTSLVAVVTDAVVDGRRVVGYGFNSNGRYGQGGLIRERFAPRLAEADPKALLNAAGDNLDPDKVWAAMMANEKPGGHGERSVAVGTIDMAVWDAVAKIANKPLFRLLAERHGRVADPRVFVYAAGGYYYPGKDLSMLRGEMRSYLDRGYNVVKMKIGGAAIEEDRTRIEAVLKEIGSAAQLAVDANGRFDLETAILYAKMLRDYPLFWYEEAGDPLDFALQAALAEFYPGPMATGENLFSHQDAKNLIRYGGMRPDRDWLQFDCALSYGLCEYQRTLAVLHTHGWSPARCIPHGGHQMSLNIAAGLGLGGNESYPDLFQPYGGFPDGVRVEAGHIVMPDLPGIGFEGKSDLYAEMKALAA; translated from the coding sequence ATGTCCGTCCGCATCGTGGACATCAGGGAAGTGACCAAGCCGATCGCGTCCGCGATCCGCAACGCCTACATCGATTTCTCGAAGATGACGACGAGTCTCGTCGCCGTCGTCACCGACGCGGTCGTCGACGGCAGGCGCGTGGTCGGCTACGGCTTCAATTCCAACGGCCGCTACGGGCAGGGCGGCCTGATACGCGAGCGCTTTGCGCCACGTCTCGCGGAGGCCGATCCGAAGGCGCTGCTCAACGCGGCCGGCGACAATCTCGATCCGGACAAGGTCTGGGCGGCGATGATGGCGAACGAGAAGCCGGGCGGCCACGGCGAGCGCTCGGTCGCGGTCGGCACCATCGACATGGCGGTGTGGGACGCGGTCGCCAAGATCGCGAACAAGCCGCTGTTCCGCCTGCTGGCGGAGCGTCATGGCCGCGTCGCCGATCCGCGCGTCTTCGTCTATGCCGCCGGCGGCTACTACTATCCCGGCAAGGATCTTTCGATGCTGCGCGGCGAGATGCGCTCCTACCTCGACCGCGGCTACAACGTCGTGAAGATGAAGATCGGCGGCGCAGCAATCGAGGAGGATCGCACGCGCATCGAGGCGGTGCTGAAGGAGATCGGCAGCGCGGCGCAGCTTGCGGTCGACGCCAACGGCCGCTTCGATCTGGAGACCGCGATTCTCTACGCCAAGATGCTGCGCGACTATCCCTTGTTCTGGTACGAGGAGGCGGGCGACCCGCTCGACTTCGCGCTGCAGGCAGCGCTGGCCGAATTCTATCCCGGGCCGATGGCGACCGGCGAAAACCTGTTCAGCCATCAGGACGCCAAGAACCTGATCCGCTATGGCGGCATGCGGCCCGACCGCGACTGGCTGCAGTTCGATTGCGCGCTGTCCTATGGCCTGTGCGAATACCAGCGCACGCTCGCCGTGCTGCACACCCATGGCTGGTCGCCGGCCCGCTGCATCCCGCATGGCGGCCACCAGATGTCGCTCAACATCGCAGCCGGCCTCGGGCTCGGCGGCAATGAGAGCTATCCGGACCTGTTCCAGCCCTATGGCGGTTTTCCCGATGGCGTGCGCGTCGAGGCTGGCCACATCGTGATGCCTGATCTTCCCGGCATCGGCTTCGAGGGCAAGTCCGATCTCTATGCCGAGATGAAGGCGCTCGCGGCGTAG
- a CDS encoding DUF3297 family protein, protein MNDKKTETEQLPDRLSVDPASPYYNADVLARDVGIRFKGVEKTNVEEYCVSEGWVRVTAGNAKDRHGNPLTIKVHGPVEPYFRDKK, encoded by the coding sequence GTGAACGACAAGAAAACCGAGACCGAGCAACTGCCCGACCGCCTGTCGGTCGACCCGGCCAGCCCCTATTACAATGCGGACGTCCTGGCGCGCGACGTCGGCATCCGCTTCAAGGGCGTCGAGAAGACCAATGTCGAGGAATATTGCGTCAGCGAGGGCTGGGTGCGCGTGACCGCGGGCAATGCCAAGGACCGCCACGGCAATCCGCTCACCATCAAGGTCCACGGGCCCGTCGAGCCTTATTTTCGCGACAAGAAGTAG
- a CDS encoding glutathione peroxidase — translation MASIYDFNAASLSGEEVALKQYEGKVLLIVNTASACGFTPQYKGLEALYRDLGPRGFAVLGFPCNQFGHQEPGDARQIANFCESKYDVSFPMFAKIDVNGTKAHPLYSYLKAAKSGLLGSSIKWNFTKFLVDRGGKVVGRYPPTATPESLRRDIEALL, via the coding sequence ATGGCGAGCATCTACGATTTCAATGCCGCGTCGCTGTCAGGCGAGGAGGTGGCGCTGAAGCAATACGAAGGAAAGGTGCTCCTGATCGTCAACACGGCGAGCGCCTGCGGGTTCACGCCGCAATACAAGGGGCTGGAAGCGCTTTATCGCGACCTCGGCCCGCGCGGCTTTGCCGTGCTCGGCTTTCCCTGCAACCAGTTCGGCCACCAGGAGCCGGGCGACGCCAGGCAAATCGCCAATTTCTGCGAGAGCAAATACGACGTCAGCTTTCCGATGTTCGCCAAGATCGACGTCAACGGGACGAAGGCCCACCCCTTGTACAGCTACCTCAAAGCTGCGAAATCGGGCCTGCTCGGCTCCTCGATCAAGTGGAATTTCACCAAGTTCCTGGTCGATCGGGGAGGCAAGGTGGTCGGGCGCTATCCGCCGACCGCTACCCCCGAGAGTCTGCGACGTGATATCGAGGCGCTATTGTGA
- a CDS encoding amidase family protein, which yields MQDIWRLPATEVAALIRQKKISAKEAATAGLSRLDAVNPRINAVVDHRPDDALRQAAAIDAAIGRGDDVGPLAGVPVTVKVNVDQEGYATTNGLKAQRDAIAPANNPVVDNLLKAGAVILGRTNCPAFSYRWFTTNLIHGDTKNPHDPSITPGGSSGGAGAAVAAGIGHIAHGTDIAGSIRYPAYACGVHGLRPTLGRIAAYNPGLPERSIGPQLGAVSGPLARTIGDLRMALAAMSARDPRDPWWVPAPLEGPKREKRAALCLNPDGLEIASEVKAALVDAGKRLERAGWIVEQVATTPPLQEAAEHQTKLWLGDNYEAQLAAAEREGDPGALVCLRGNRAKVFPFDAAAFSHALTRRATLARQWLEFLEKYAVVVMPVSGELPFPDGLDRKDEASFARVWRAQLPQVAIPFLGLPGLTVSTGLVGRVPVGVQVVSGRYREDLCLLAGEAIEAGGTAPSPVDPAS from the coding sequence ATGCAGGACATCTGGCGTTTGCCGGCCACCGAGGTCGCCGCCCTCATCAGGCAGAAGAAGATTTCGGCCAAAGAGGCCGCCACGGCCGGGCTTTCGCGGCTCGACGCGGTCAATCCCAGGATCAACGCGGTGGTCGACCACCGGCCGGATGACGCCTTGCGGCAGGCGGCCGCAATCGACGCCGCGATCGGCCGCGGCGATGATGTCGGCCCGCTTGCCGGCGTGCCGGTCACGGTGAAGGTCAATGTCGATCAAGAGGGCTATGCCACCACCAACGGCCTGAAGGCGCAGCGCGACGCGATCGCACCTGCGAACAATCCGGTGGTCGACAACCTCCTGAAAGCCGGCGCCGTCATTCTCGGGCGCACCAACTGCCCGGCCTTCTCCTATCGCTGGTTCACCACCAACCTGATCCATGGCGACACCAAGAACCCGCACGATCCCTCGATCACCCCGGGCGGCTCGTCCGGCGGGGCGGGGGCGGCGGTCGCGGCCGGCATCGGGCATATCGCCCACGGCACCGACATCGCCGGATCGATCCGCTATCCGGCCTATGCCTGCGGCGTGCACGGCTTGCGGCCGACGCTCGGGCGGATCGCCGCCTACAATCCGGGCCTGCCGGAGCGCAGCATCGGCCCGCAGCTCGGCGCGGTGTCGGGCCCGCTCGCCCGCACCATCGGCGACCTGCGGATGGCGCTTGCTGCGATGTCCGCGCGCGATCCCCGCGATCCCTGGTGGGTGCCGGCGCCGCTGGAGGGCCCGAAGCGCGAGAAGCGCGCGGCGCTGTGCCTCAACCCCGACGGGCTGGAGATCGCGAGCGAGGTGAAGGCCGCGCTGGTCGATGCCGGCAAGCGGCTGGAGCGCGCCGGCTGGATCGTGGAGCAGGTGGCGACCACGCCGCCGCTGCAGGAGGCGGCCGAGCATCAGACGAAGCTCTGGCTCGGTGATAATTATGAGGCGCAGCTTGCGGCCGCCGAGCGCGAGGGCGATCCGGGCGCGCTGGTCTGCCTGCGCGGCAACCGCGCAAAAGTCTTTCCGTTCGATGCGGCGGCGTTCTCGCACGCCTTGACGCGCCGCGCGACCCTGGCGCGGCAGTGGCTGGAATTTCTTGAGAAATACGCCGTCGTCGTGATGCCGGTGTCGGGCGAGCTGCCGTTTCCGGATGGGCTCGACCGCAAGGACGAGGCGTCCTTTGCGCGGGTCTGGCGGGCGCAGCTGCCCCAGGTCGCGATCCCCTTCCTGGGCCTGCCGGGCCTGACCGTCTCCACCGGACTCGTCGGACGCGTGCCCGTCGGCGTGCAGGTCGTCTCCGGCCGCTACCGCGAAGACCTCTGCCTGCTCGCGGGCGAGGCGATCGAGGCGGGCGGGACGGCGCCGTCGCCTGTCGATCCCGCAAGCTGA
- a CDS encoding c-type cytochrome, translated as MHKTTIAAFALALLAFSARAETVAERAAACFACHGEHGTSETENTPSLGGQQPPYALIQLFMFREKLRTFEPMNEVAKSFTDDDLRTFSDFIGTLPKPQPPADAGDPARVQRAQAIVSQNHCNACHKADFSGGDNVPRIANQREDYLAKTLAEYKNNTRHGYDATMADVMQPVTAEQIADLAYYIARVR; from the coding sequence ATGCACAAAACAACAATCGCGGCCTTCGCGCTCGCGCTGCTCGCCTTTTCCGCCCGCGCCGAAACCGTTGCCGAGCGCGCAGCCGCCTGCTTCGCCTGCCACGGCGAGCACGGCACGTCGGAAACCGAGAACACGCCCTCGCTCGGCGGCCAGCAGCCGCCCTACGCGCTGATCCAGCTCTTCATGTTTCGCGAGAAGTTGAGGACCTTCGAGCCGATGAACGAGGTGGCGAAGTCGTTCACCGACGACGACTTGCGCACCTTTTCTGATTTCATAGGCACGCTGCCGAAGCCGCAGCCGCCGGCGGACGCAGGCGATCCTGCGCGCGTGCAGCGCGCGCAGGCGATCGTCTCCCAGAACCACTGCAACGCCTGCCACAAGGCGGACTTTTCCGGCGGCGACAACGTTCCGCGCATCGCCAACCAGCGCGAGGACTACCTCGCCAAGACGCTCGCCGAATACAAGAACAACACCCGCCACGGCTACGACGCCACCATGGCCGACGTGATGCAGCCGGTCACGGCAGAGCAGATCGCCGATCTCGCCTATTACATCGCCCGCGTCCGCTAA
- a CDS encoding PQQ-dependent sugar dehydrogenase, which yields MAPPPLAAAPDKVPVGKLKVPAGFNIEVYAAGMANAREMAVGDKGTVFVGSRLVDKVYAIVNKDGKRSVKVLVSGLYRPNGVAFRDGTLYIAELSKISKIEHVEDVLDNPPKPTVIYDNLPKDEAHGWKFIAVGPDNKLYVEVGQPGNNVLHDKDHGQIRRINLDGTGAEVVAYGVRHSVGFDWHPVSKELYFTDNGRDWLSEDVPEDELNRVTKVGEDFGAPYCYQGNIPDPEFGWGHSCSEFTPPVTLMGPHSASLGMRFYTGNMFPKGFKNAIIVARHGSWNRSKKFGGDLVVVHLNKDGTVKNVEPFITGFLENNSYIGRPVDVLQLKDGSLLVSDDWNGAVYRVTYGKQKVANQ from the coding sequence GTGGCGCCGCCGCCGCTCGCGGCCGCGCCCGACAAGGTTCCGGTCGGCAAGCTGAAAGTGCCGGCCGGCTTCAACATCGAGGTCTATGCCGCAGGGATGGCCAATGCCCGCGAGATGGCGGTCGGCGACAAGGGCACGGTGTTCGTGGGCTCGCGCCTCGTCGACAAGGTCTATGCGATCGTCAACAAGGACGGCAAGCGCTCGGTCAAGGTGCTGGTCTCGGGCCTCTACCGGCCGAACGGCGTCGCCTTCCGCGACGGCACGCTCTACATCGCCGAGCTGTCGAAGATCTCCAAGATCGAGCATGTCGAGGACGTGCTGGACAATCCGCCGAAGCCGACCGTCATCTACGACAATTTGCCGAAGGACGAGGCGCATGGCTGGAAGTTCATCGCCGTCGGGCCGGACAACAAGCTCTATGTCGAGGTTGGGCAGCCCGGCAACAACGTGCTGCATGACAAGGATCACGGCCAGATCCGTCGCATCAATCTTGATGGCACAGGCGCGGAAGTGGTCGCCTATGGCGTTCGCCACTCGGTCGGCTTCGACTGGCATCCGGTGAGCAAGGAGCTCTATTTCACCGACAACGGCCGCGACTGGCTCTCCGAAGACGTGCCGGAGGACGAGCTGAACCGCGTCACCAAGGTCGGCGAGGATTTCGGCGCACCCTATTGCTATCAGGGCAACATTCCGGATCCGGAATTCGGCTGGGGCCATTCCTGCAGCGAGTTCACCCCGCCGGTCACGCTGATGGGCCCGCACTCGGCCTCGCTCGGCATGCGCTTCTACACCGGCAACATGTTCCCGAAGGGCTTCAAGAACGCGATCATCGTGGCGCGCCACGGCTCGTGGAACCGGTCGAAGAAGTTCGGCGGGGACCTCGTCGTCGTCCACCTCAACAAGGACGGCACGGTGAAGAACGTCGAGCCCTTCATCACCGGCTTCCTGGAGAACAACAGCTATATCGGCCGGCCGGTCGACGTGCTGCAGCTCAAGGACGGCTCGCTGCTCGTCTCGGACGACTGGAACGGCGCGGTCTATCGCGTCACTTACGGCAAGCAGAAGGTAGCGAACCAGTAA
- the pqqA gene encoding pyrroloquinoline quinone precursor peptide PqqA, with protein sequence MAWKAPKIVEVPVGMEINMYACAARK encoded by the coding sequence ATGGCCTGGAAAGCACCAAAGATCGTCGAAGTGCCGGTCGGCATGGAAATCAATATGTATGCGTGCGCCGCCCGCAAGTAA